A portion of the Lolium rigidum isolate FL_2022 chromosome 1, APGP_CSIRO_Lrig_0.1, whole genome shotgun sequence genome contains these proteins:
- the LOC124647408 gene encoding F-box/LRR-repeat protein At4g14103-like, which yields MATPRVKVRKWHNTELEAGVTLTPPASEAGGGPDQISNLPVDALRSIVSLLPTKDGARTQSLSTRWRHLFRSAPLNLDVELRREDEPAASSLVPHILADHQGPCRRLSLTWYGYKCDMVPALLNRWLHSPALNGLPEFHLRHNRTANGEEDLWRAHYTLPPSVLRFAPTLRILSVKCACHRIRFPCVAGGDVQFPHLKQLTFKGVIISEADLHGVLAGCHVLEIHSITIGWSTFTGLMK from the coding sequence ATGGCCACCCCTAGAGTCAAAGTGCGAAAATGGCACAACACCGAGCTGGAGGCCGGCGTCACACtcacaccaccggcgagcgaagcCGGAGGAGGGCCCGACCAAATCAGCAACCTGCCCGTCGACGCTCTCCGCAGCATCGTCTCGCTGCTCCCCACCAAGGACGGCGCCCGCACCCAGTCCCTGTCCACCCGGTGGCGCCACCTCTTCCGCTCCGCCCCGCTCAACCTCGACGTCGAGCTCCGCCGCGAGGACGAGCCGGCCGCATCCAGCCTCGTCCCCCACATCCTCGCCGACCACCAGGGGCCTTGCCGCCGGCTCTCCCTCACCTGGTACGGCTACAAGTGCGACATGGTCCCCGCACTGCTGAACCGCTGGCTCCACTCGCCAGCCCTCAACGGCCTCCCCGAGTTCCATCTGCGGCACAACCGCACGGCAAACGGCGAGGAGGACTTGTGGCGAGCGCATTACACGCTGCCGCCGTCCGTCCTCCGGTTCGCGCCCACCCTCCGCATCCTCAGCGTCAAGTGCGCCTGCCacaggatccgtttcccctgcgtgGCCGGTGGCGATGTACAGTTCCCCCACCTCAAGCAGCTCACGTTTAAAGGTGTCATCATCTCGGAGGCCGACCTCCACGGCGTTCTTGCCGGATGCCATGTGCTGGAGATTCACAGCATCACCATTGGATGGTCGACATTCACTGGTTTGATGAAGTGA
- the LOC124647418 gene encoding transcription factor BHLH6-like, with protein MELTEVGENLAMVSVKHNKMRDATATVCRALESLCLEVITANITTIAGGIIHTMFVEMKEWEGEKNRMFHEMGFSSETTLMQDDKV; from the exons ATGGAGCTGACAGAGGTAGGTGAGAACCTAGCGATGGTGAGTGTGAAGCACAACAAGATGAGGGATGCTACAGCGACGGTGTGCAGGGCGCTCGAGTCGCTTTGTCTCGAGGTCATCACAGCAAACATCACCACAATTGCCGGTGGCATCATCCACACAATGTTCGTCGAG ATGAAGGaatgggaaggagagaaaaatcgCATGTTTCATGAAATGGGCTTCAGTTCCGAGACTACTCTTATGCAAGATGATAAG GTGTAG
- the LOC124675867 gene encoding transcription factor BHLH6-like, which yields MEGDMDGSFDFFEDVVFDVAVLDSMYLPAEDSLQSALNSWYDDSSSPEGANPCLTRAAKNIVLERDRRKKLNERLCSLRGVVPNITKMDKASIIQDAIEYIQELQEQERHMLAQISDLESAACTDLVIQAEEDAEGSPPWKKMRRAASSIDGAVFSLATDQRVEILEVIIARNVKTKYPSNDTGILALNKNTLGWQCHLLNLLMNICSTKPSLLTISIKLLSQGCICRDHSDSEKPISRLTSSDQGHRMLLSLHGS from the exons ATGGAGGGCGACATGGACGGGAGCTTCGATTTCTTCGAGGACGTAGTGTTCGATGTTGCCGTTCTCGACAG TATGTACCTGCCGGCCGAGGACTCCCTCCAGTCCGCTCTCAACTCCTGGTACGACGACTCGAGCTCGCCGGAGGGCGCCAACCCGTGCTTGACGAGGGCGGCCAAGAACATCGTCCTCGAGAGGGACCGCCGCAAGAAGCTCAACGAGAGGCTCTGCTCCCTCCGCGGCGTAGTCCCCAACATCACCAAG ATGGACAAGGCCTCCATCATCCAGGACGCCATCGAGTACATCCAGGAGCTGCAGGAGCAGGAGCGGCACATGCTCGCCCAGATATCCGACCTCGAATCCGCCGCCTGCACTGACCTTGTCAtccaggcggaggaggacgctgaGGGTTCCCCGccgtggaagaagatgaggagggcaGCCTCCTCCATCGACGGCGCTGTTTTTTCCCTTGCCACTGATCAGCGTGTCGAAATCCTCGAGGTAATTATTGCAAGAAATGTCAAAACAAAATATCCAAGTAATGACACTGGCATACTGGCATTGAACAAAAATACGCTAGGGTGGCAATGTCATCTACTGAATTTACTCATGAATATATGCTCCACGAAACCTAGCTTACTGACTATTAGTATTAAATTACTTTCTCAAGGTTGTATATGTAGAGATCACTCAGACTCCGAAAAACCTATTTCTCGGTTGACATCGTCCGATCAAGGTCATCGTATGCTTTTGAGCCTGCATGGATCTTGA